From Pagrus major chromosome 6, Pma_NU_1.0, one genomic window encodes:
- the LOC140997627 gene encoding odorant receptor 131-2-like yields the protein MNVSSANVTVVLQYRDSFTKSVTKNVIVVVLGISINYINAGLIHTFSKHQIFYTNPRYILFIHLVVNDMIQVTLSVMLFVISYTIYKINVSVCCIFMLLALFTTENTPLNLACMAVECYIAICIPLRHVQICTVKRTLMLIGLIWTTTMFSVLSDLFITLATQPLDFFYSRVFCLRNNVFPHPIITKKRDNTYLVFLVIVWMTIFYTYFRILVAAKRGFKDMKKARNTIILHGFQLLLCMASYATPRFKDVLQQWFPKNQTDTLFACYIIAQILPRSISPIIYGIRDTTFRRYLKRNLFCKVSPE from the exons ATGAATGTCTCATCTGCCAACGTGACGGTGGTTTTACAGTATCGAGACTCCTTCACTAAATCTGTGACCAAGAATGTGATCGTTGTGGTTCTCGGGATCTCCATCAACTACATCAATGCAGGCCTCATTCACACCTTCAGCAAACATCAG ATCTTCTACACGAATCCTCGGTATATACTTTTCATTCACCTGGTGGTCAACGACATGATCCAAGTGACGCTGAGCGTCATGCTGTTTGTCATCAGCTACACCatctacaaaataaatgtctccGTCTGTTGCATCTTCATGCTGCTTGCTCTTTTCACCACTGAAAACACTCCTCTGAACCTGGCTTGCATGGCGGTCGAGTGTTACATAGCCATCTGCATCCCCCTTCGGCACGTGCAGATCTGCACCGTCAAGAGAACGTTAATGCTGATTGGTTTAATCTGGACGACAACcatgttttctgttctgtctgatcTCTTCATCACTTTGGCCACACAGCCACTGGACTTCTTTTATTCACGAGTGTTCTGCCTTAGAAACAATGTCTTCCCACATCCCATCATCACCAAGAAGAGGGACAACACATATTTAGTATTTCTAGTCATAGTTTGGATGACCATCTTTTACACTTACTTCAGAATTCTAGTGGCTGCCAAAAGAGGTTTCAAAGATATGAAAAAAGCCAGAAACACGATCATCCTCCATGGGTTTCAGCTGCTGCTTTGTATGGCTTCATATGCGACCCCCAGGTTCAAAGATGTTCTGCAGCAATGGTTCCCGAAGAATCAAACAGACACCTTGTTCGCATGTTACATCATTGCACAGATCCTGCCAAGATCAATTAGTCCAATCATCTATGGCATAAGAGACACGACTTTCAGAAGGTACCTGAAAAGGAACCTGTTTTGTAAAGTGAGCCCAGAGTAA
- the LOC140997629 gene encoding odorant receptor 131-2-like → MNFTPVDSNVTGAANYLDRFLTALGRNLTVFVLGITINFINANMVHTFSKHHIFKSNPRYILFIHLVFNDMIQLTTSISLFITSYAFQTIYVYHCCLFVVPAIMTTQNTPLNIAFMAAECYIAVCIPLRYNNLCSVKRTYIVIGIIWTCSSFSVLPDVFILFATEPLEFINSRVMCYRDTVFRSKYSLKKRDASHMLFLVGVWFTLFFTYFRILFVAKAANTDAKKARNTLLLHGFQVLLCMMVYVQPMLLQVLRYFFPGRLSAIYFVLFIINQILPRFVSPIVYGLRDKTFRMYFKRYLLCTMNVHPKTTLTMLS, encoded by the exons ATGAATTTCACACCTGTGGACAGCAATGTGACAGGAGCTGCGAACTACCTGGACAGGTTTCTTACAGCTCTTGGCAGGAATTTAACAGTTTTTGTCCTGGGCATCACCATCAACTTCATCAATGCCAACATGGTCCACACATTCAGcaaacatcat ATCTTCAAGTCGAACCCACGCTATATCCTTTTCATCCACCTGGTGTTCAACGACATGATTCAGCTGACAACCAGCATTTCCCTCTTCATCACCAGCTACGCCTTCCAAACCATCTATGTCTACCACTGTTGTCTCTTCGTGGTCCCGGCCATTATGACCACACAAAACACCCCTCTGAACATAGCTTTTATGGCAGCTGAGTGCTACATTGCTGTCTGCATTCCCCTCCGCTACAACAACTTATGTTCAGTCAAAAGAACATACATTGTAATTGGCATAATCTGGACATGtagttcattttctgtcttgcCGGATGTCTTCATCCTTTTTGCGACCGAACCTCTGGAGTTCATAAACTCAAGAGTGATGTGCTATAGGGATACAGTGTTTCGGAGCAAGTACAGTTTAAAGAAGAGGGATGCATCCCACATGTTGTTTCTGGTAGGGGTTTGGTTCACTCTGTTCTTCACTTACTTCAGAATTTTGTTTGTAGCCAAAGCTGCCAACACGGATGCTAAAAAGGCTAGAAACACTCTTCTCCTTCATGGCTTTCAGGTGCTGTTGTGTATGATGGTTTATGTGCAACCTATGCTACTTCAGGTTCTCAGATACTTCTTCCCGGGAAGGCTAAGTGCCatatactttgttttgtttatcataAACCAAATCCTCCCTCGCTTTGTAAGTCCTATTGTCTACGGGCTACGAGACAAAACTTTCAGGATGTACTTCAAAAGGTATCTCCTATGTACCATGAACGTCCATCCTAAGACAACACTGACAATGCTTTCTTAA
- the LOC140997630 gene encoding odorant receptor 131-2-like, whose translation MNVSSANVTVVLQYRDSFTKAVTKNVIVVVLGISINYVNAGLIHTFSKHQIFYTNPRYILFIHLVVNDMIQVTLTVMLFVISYTIYKINVSVCCVFILLIVFTTENTPLNLACMAVECYIAICIPLRHMQICTVKRTLMLIGLIWTTTMFSGLSDLFITLATQPPHFFYSRVFCLRNNVFPHPIITKKRDNTYLVFLVIVWITIFYTYFKILFTAKTASKNAKKARNTIFLHGFQLLLCMASYATPKFKDVLQQWFPKNFTDSLFAIYIAVQMLPRSISPFIYGLRDNTFRKYLKRHLLCSEH comes from the exons ATGAATGTCTCATCTGCCAACGTGACGGTGGTTTTACAGTATCGAGACTCCTTCACTAAAGCTGTGACCAAGAATGTGATCGTTGTGGTTCTCGGGATCTCCATCAACTACGTCAATGCAGGCCTCATTCACACCTTCAGCAAACATCAG ATCTTCTACACGAATCCTCGGTATATACTTTTCATTCACCTGGTGGTCAACGACATGATCCAAGTGACCCTGACCGTCATGCTGTTTGTCATCAGCTACACCatctacaaaataaatgtctctgtcTGTTGCGTCTTCATCCTGCTTATTGTTTTCACCACTGAAAACACTCCTCTGAACCTGGCTTGCATGGCGGTCGAGTGTTACATAGCCATCTGCATCCCCCTTCGGCACATGCAGATCTGCACCGTCAAGAGAACGTTAATGCTGATTGGTTTAATCTGGACGACAACCATGTTTTCTGGTCTGTCTGATCTCTTCATCACTTTGGCCACACAGCCACCGCACTTCTTTTATTCTCGAGTGTTCTGCCTCAGAAACAATGTCTTCCCACATCCCATCATCACCAAGAAGAGGGACAACACATATTTAGTATTTCTAGTTATAGTTTGGATCACCATCTTTTACACTTACTTCAAGATCCTCTTCACTGCAAAAACAGCTagcaaaaatgcaaagaaaGCCAGAAACACAATCTTCCTCCATGGGTTTCAGCTGCTGCTTTGTATGGCTTCATATGCGACCCCCAAGTTCAAAGATGTTCTGCAGCAATGGTTCCCGAAGAATTTTACAGACTCCCTCTTCGCCATCTATATTGCAGTACAGATGCTCCCACGATCTATCAGTCCATTTATCTATGGCCTACGAGACAATACTTTCAGGAAGTACCTGAAAAGGCATCTGTTGTGTAGTGAGCACTAA
- the LOC140997631 gene encoding odorant receptor 131-2-like yields MNFTPVDSNVTGAVNYLDRFLTALGRNLTVFVLGITINFINANMVHTFSKHHIFKSNPRYILFIHLVFNDMIQLTTSISLFITTYAFQTIYVYHCCLFMVPAIMTTQNNPLNIAFMAAECYIAVCIPLRYNNLCSVKRTYIVIGIIWTCSSFSVLPDVFILFATEPLEFINSRVMCYRDTVFRSKYSLKKRDASHMLFLVGVWFTLFFTYFRILFVAKAANTDAKKARNTLLLHGFQVLLCMMVYVQPMLLQVLRYFFPGRLSAIYFVLFIINQILPRFVSPIVYGLRDKTFRMYFKRYLLCTMNVHPKTTLTMLS; encoded by the exons ATGAATTTCACACCTGTGGACAGCAATGTGACAGGAGCTGTGAACTACCTGGACAGGTTTCTTACAGCTCTTGGCAGGAATTTAACAGTTTTTGTCCTGGGCATCACCATCAACTTCATCAATGCCAACATGGTCCACACATTCAGcaaacatcat ATCTTCAAGTCGAACCCACGGTATATCCTTTTCATCCACCTGGTGTTCAACGACATGATTCAGCTGACAACCAGCATTTCCCTCTTCATCACCACCTACGCCTTCCAAACCATCTATGTCTACCACTGTTGTCTCTTCATGGTCCCGGCCATTATGACCACACAAAACAACCCTCTGAACATAGCTTTTATGGCAGCTGAGTGCTACATTGCGGTCTGCATTCCCCTCCGCTACAACAACTTATGTTCAGTCAAAAGAACATACATTGTAATTGGCATAATCTGGACATGtagttcattttctgtcttgcCGGATGTCTTCATCCTTTTTGCGACCGAACCTCTGGAGTTCATAAACTCAAGAGTGATGTGCTATAGGGATACAGTGTTTCGGAGCAAGTACAGTTTAAAGAAGAGGGATGCATCCCACATGTTGTTTCTGGTAGGGGTTTGGTTCACTCTGTTCTTCACTTACTTCAGAATTTTGTTTGTAGCCAAAGCTGCCAACACGGATGCTAAAAAGGCTAGAAACACTCTTCTCCTTCATGGCTTTCAGGTGCTGTTGTGTATGATGGTTTATGTGCAACCTATGCTACTTCAGGTTCTCAGATACTTCTTCCCGGGAAGGCTAAGTGCCatatactttgttttgtttatcataAACCAAATCCTCCCTCGCTTTGTAAGTCCTATTGTCTACGGGCTACGAGACAAAACTTTCAGGATGTACTTCAAAAGGTATCTCCTATGTACCATGAACGTCCATCCTAAGACAACACTGACAATGCTTTCTTAA
- the LOC140997632 gene encoding odorant receptor 131-2-like — MNVSSANVTVVLQYRDSFTKAVTKNVIVVVLGISINYVNAGLIHTFSKHQIFYTNPRYILFIHLVVNDMIQVTLTVMLFVISYTIYKINVSVCCVFILLVVFTTENTPLNLACMAVECYIAICIPLRHVQICTVKRTLMLIGLIWTTTMFSGLSDLFITLATQPPHFFYSRVFCLRNNVLPHPIITKKRDNTYLVFLVIVWITIFYTYFKILFTAKTASKNAKKARNTIFLHGFQLLLCMASYVTPKFSDVLQQWFPKNFTDSLFAIYIAVQMLPRSISPFIYGLRDNTFRKYLKRHLLCSEH; from the exons ATGAATGTCTCATCTGCCAACGTGACGGTGGTTTTACAGTATCGAGACTCCTTCACTAAAGCTGTGACCAAGAATGTGATCGTTGTGGTTCTCGGGATCTCCATCAACTACGTCAATGCAGGCCTCATTCACACCTTCAGCAAACATCAG ATCTTCTACACGAATCCTCGGTATATACTTTTCATTCACCTGGTGGTCAACGACATGATCCAAGTGACCCTGACCGTCATGCTGTTTGTCATCAGCTACACCatctacaaaataaatgtctctgtcTGTTGCGTCTTCATCCTGCTTGTTGTTTTCACCACTGAAAACACTCCTCTGAACCTGGCTTGCATGGCGGTCGAGTGTTACATCGCCATCTGCATCCCCCTTCGGCACGTGCAGATCTGCACCGTCAAGAGAACGTTAATGCTGATTGGTTTAATCTGGACGACAACCATGTTTTCTGGTCTGTCTGATCTCTTCATCACTTTGGCCACACAGCCACCGCACTTCTTTTATTCTCGAGTGTTCTGCCTCAGAAACAATGTCCTCCCACATCCCATCATCACCAAGAAGAGGGACAACACATATTTAGTATTTCTAGTGATAGTTTGGATCACCATCTTTTACACTTACTTCAAGATCCTCTTCACTGCAAAAACAGCTagcaaaaatgcaaagaaaGCCAGAAACACAATCTTCCTCCATGGGTTTCAGCTGCTGCTTTGTATGGCTTCATATGTGACCCCCAAGTTCAGCGATGTTCTGCAGCAATGGTTCCCGAAGAATTTTACAGACTCCCTCTTCGCCATCTATATTGCAGTACAGATGCTCCCACGATCTATCAGTCCATTTATCTATGGCCTACGAGACAATACTTTCAGGAAGTACCTGAAAAGGCATCTGTTGTGTAGTGAGCACTAA
- the LOC140997633 gene encoding odorant receptor 131-2-like, translated as MNVSSANVTVVLQYRDSFTKAVTKNVIVVVLGISINYVNAGLIHTFSKHQIFYTNPRYILFIHLVVNDMIQVTLTIMLFVISYTIYKINVSVCCIFMLLALFTTENTPLNLACMAVECYIAICIPLRHVQICTVKRTLMLIGLIWMTTMFSVLSDLFITLATQPPHFFYSRVFCLRNNVFPHPIITKKRDNTYLVFLVIVWITIFYTYFRILVAAKRGFKDMKKARNTIILHGFQLLLCMASYATPRFKDVLQQWFPKNQTDTLFAWYIIVQILPRSISPIIYGIRDTTFRRYLKRNLFCKVSPE; from the exons ATGAATGTCTCATCTGCCAACGTGACGGTGGTTTTACAGTATCGAGACTCCTTCACTAAAGCTGTGACCAAGAATGTGATCGTTGTGGTTCTTGGGATCTCCATCAACTACGTCAATGCAGGCCTCATTCACACCTTCAGCAAACATCAG ATCTTCTACACGAATCCTCGGTATATACTTTTCATTCACCTGGTGGTCAACGACATGATCCAGGTGACCCTGACCATCATGCTGTTTGTCATCAGCTACACCatctacaaaataaatgtctccGTCTGTTGCATCTTCATGCTGCTTGCTCTTTTCACCACTGAAAACACTCCTCTGAACCTGGCTTGCATGGCGGTCGAGTGTTACATCGCCATCTGCATCCCCCTTCGGCACGTGCAGATCTGCACCGTCAAGAGAACGTTAATGCTGATTGGTTTAATCTGGATGACAACcatgttttctgttctgtctgatcTCTTCATCACTTTGGCCACACAGCCACCGCACTTCTTTTATTCTCGAGTGTTCTGCCTCAGAAACAATGTCTTCCCACATCCCATCATCACCAAGAAGAGGGACAACACATATTTAGTATTTCTAGTGATAGTTTGGATCACCATCTTTTACACTTACTTCAGAATTCTAGTGGCTGCCAAAAGAGGTTTCAAAGATATGAAAAAAGCCAGAAACACGATCATCCTCCATGGGTTTCAGCTGCTGCTTTGTATGGCTTCATATGCGACCCCAAGGTTCAAAGATGTTCTGCAGCAATGGTTCCCGAAGAATCAAACAGACACCTTGTTCGCATGGTACATCATTGTACAGATCCTGCCAAGATCAATTAGTCCAATCATCTATGGCATAAGAGACACGACTTTCAGAAGGTACCTGAAAAGGAACCTGTTTTGTAAAGTGAGCCCAGAGTAA